A genomic segment from Leptolyngbya boryana PCC 6306 encodes:
- a CDS encoding AlbA family DNA-binding domain-containing protein produces the protein MKTQLLESLLYEEESPTLDFKKEQYPFSKATEEEKSELVKDILGFANAWRRSEAYILIGVEEIRGGKSKVIGIQNHLDDHTLQQFINNLTNQPVRFHYEAVAIEDKQVGVIRIEQQTRPIYLKKKYGKLDKEKVYVRRGSSTDPTKPATLEEIAQMRVGPEEIDANLAVVFSNPDTEELIGSHLSIEAELCNLPSSYSIPSLPDPPKNSYGLGPISMYRTNHQYYRELARYIFICKLFRPARLSISNIGRVAARNVRVEFSVDSLMQIEMLEKKDLPKMPEKQSLGPDLSRMRFNRPKTPGSVCINQAANQLTVEIDCGDLQPGRRVFSDVFYIGKKTENRDNLVGAVYADNLPYPSELTLTISASLSESSLTIEDLMSVGQTNFFKI, from the coding sequence ATGAAAACTCAACTACTTGAAAGCCTGCTTTACGAAGAAGAAAGTCCAACGCTTGACTTTAAAAAAGAGCAATATCCATTCTCAAAGGCAACTGAGGAAGAGAAGTCTGAACTTGTTAAGGATATTCTAGGATTCGCAAACGCATGGCGAAGATCCGAGGCGTACATCTTGATTGGAGTAGAGGAAATACGCGGAGGGAAAAGTAAAGTAATAGGAATACAAAATCATCTCGATGATCATACCCTTCAGCAATTTATCAACAACCTCACTAATCAGCCAGTTCGCTTTCATTACGAAGCCGTAGCTATTGAGGACAAGCAAGTAGGTGTTATTCGAATTGAACAGCAGACAAGACCAATATATCTTAAAAAGAAATATGGAAAGCTGGATAAAGAGAAGGTCTACGTGAGGAGAGGAAGTTCAACCGATCCAACAAAACCGGCTACTTTGGAAGAAATTGCACAAATGAGGGTGGGTCCTGAAGAGATTGACGCTAATCTTGCGGTTGTATTTTCCAACCCAGATACTGAGGAGCTAATTGGCTCACACTTATCAATTGAAGCTGAATTATGCAACTTGCCGTCATCTTATAGCATCCCATCTTTGCCTGATCCGCCAAAAAATTCCTATGGACTTGGTCCAATATCAATGTATAGGACAAACCATCAATATTACCGTGAGTTAGCTCGCTATATTTTTATATGCAAGCTATTTCGTCCAGCTCGACTATCTATCTCAAATATTGGGCGTGTCGCCGCACGGAATGTTAGAGTCGAGTTCTCAGTTGACTCTTTAATGCAGATAGAGATGCTTGAAAAGAAAGATCTTCCTAAAATGCCCGAAAAACAATCTCTCGGCCCTGACCTAAGTAGAATGAGATTTAACAGACCTAAGACACCAGGGAGTGTATGCATCAATCAAGCGGCTAACCAACTAACTGTTGAGATTGATTGTGGAGATCTACAGCCAGGGAGGAGAGTGTTCTCTGATGTCTTCTACATCGGTAAGAAAACCGAAAATCGCGATAATCTTGTCGGAGCAGTTTATGCCGATAATCTTCCTTACCCCTCTGAGCTGACTCTTACAATATCTGCTTCACTAAGCGAGTCTTCTCTGACAATAGAAGATTTGATGTCTGTGGGGCAGACTAATTTTTTCAAAATCTAG
- a CDS encoding DUF2808 domain-containing protein → MLFQRLALGMMIAIAATISTQPSAFSQTNASNPTHTRLSEVGTSPTFSLHPPTHSQFKNSTQPRLSEIGMSTMMPTQMTESQMAPVQFSGGQAFFSHPPRLMRAYTSQSQAYVPSTYEFTLVVPSDAGQALKAVRIAQERNLETVKFDVGRSKAFAGARYASGAEIPLANVGGESVPGEATIVFDQPVQPGSTVTVALEAKSNPASGGIYEFGVTAFPVGEQSMSQFLGFGRLNFYTGGAQ, encoded by the coding sequence ATGCTATTTCAAAGACTTGCACTCGGAATGATGATCGCGATCGCTGCAACCATCAGCACCCAACCCTCAGCCTTCTCGCAAACTAACGCCAGCAACCCAACACACACCCGGCTCTCTGAAGTTGGCACATCCCCAACCTTTTCCTTGCATCCACCTACTCACAGTCAATTTAAGAATTCGACTCAGCCCAGGCTCTCTGAGATTGGAATGTCAACAATGATGCCTACACAGATGACTGAATCCCAAATGGCTCCAGTCCAGTTCAGCGGCGGGCAAGCTTTTTTCTCGCATCCCCCTCGCCTCATGCGCGCTTATACGTCTCAATCGCAAGCTTACGTGCCATCGACTTATGAGTTTACTCTGGTTGTTCCCTCGGATGCAGGACAGGCGCTCAAAGCAGTACGAATTGCTCAAGAGCGCAACTTAGAAACCGTGAAATTTGATGTCGGCAGAAGCAAAGCATTTGCAGGTGCTCGATATGCAAGCGGTGCTGAAATTCCTTTGGCGAATGTTGGAGGAGAATCGGTTCCGGGTGAAGCTACGATCGTGTTTGATCAACCTGTTCAACCTGGAAGTACAGTCACTGTTGCCTTAGAAGCAAAATCAAATCCAGCTTCTGGTGGAATCTATGAGTTCGGAGTCACTGCTTTTCCAGTTGGAGAACAGAGTATGAGCCAATTCTTAGGATTTGGACGGCTCAATTTCTATACGGGTGGGGCGCAATAA
- a CDS encoding MGH1-like glycoside hydrolase domain-containing protein, giving the protein MTVPTQEELRLEAARTHKAHWRRWGSYLSDRQWGTVREDYSSSGTAWDYFSHDQARSRAYRWGEDGLLGISDNHQRLCFAIALWNGADPILKERLFGLTGNEGNHGEDVKEYYFYLDNTPTHSYMKALYKYPQSTFPYTQLVKENQHRTRQEPEFELLDTGIFDQQRYFDVMVEYAKQDAEDILIQIKITNRSSETKPIHVLPTLWFRNTWSWTQDSSKPSLKIVRSNHTYDVIEADHPTLNKRWLYCEKGEGLLFTENETNNERILSSPNHSAYVKDGINDYIIHGNEEAVNPNKIGTKAAVHYQLIIPAHATQTIQLRLSDRANLTTPFADFDAIIRARQQEADEFYHRITPFALSDEMRNIQRQAFAGMLWSKQYYHYSVEEWLKGDPIAPAPSERKQGRNHEWFHLHTDDILSMPDTWEYPWFAAWDLAFHCIPLAMIDPEFAKHQLDILTREWYMHPNGQIPAYEWAFGDVNPPVHAWATWRVYKIEQKMYGRSDRVFLERVFQKLLLNFTWWVNRKDVEGRNIFQGGFLGLDNIGVFDRSATLPTGGHIDQSDGTSWMGMYCLNLLAIALELAQTNPVYEDIATKFFEHYLYIADAMNRIGEAETSLWNETDGFYYDVLHLPNDQQIELKVRSMVGLIPLFAIETLEPETLHQLPAFKKRLEWVIQHRPDLRRNVACMETQGMQARRLLAIVSQDKLRRILQKMLDETEFLSSHGIRALSKHHATHPYTFDVDGTQFRVDYEPAESSSGLFGGNSNWRGTVWFPVNFLLIESLQKFHHYLGDDFKVECPTGSGQWLNLWEVALELSHRLIQIFLQDPSGRRPVYGATELFQTDPNWQDLMLFYEYFHGDNGAGIGASHQTGWTGLVAKLIHQISQYADG; this is encoded by the coding sequence ATGACTGTTCCAACTCAAGAAGAACTTAGATTGGAAGCTGCTCGAACCCACAAAGCTCATTGGCGCAGATGGGGATCTTATCTCAGCGATCGACAATGGGGGACCGTTCGCGAAGATTACAGTTCGTCTGGAACTGCCTGGGATTACTTTTCTCATGATCAAGCGCGATCGCGTGCTTATCGTTGGGGTGAAGATGGTTTATTGGGAATTTCAGACAATCATCAACGACTATGTTTTGCGATCGCGCTGTGGAATGGAGCCGATCCGATTTTGAAAGAACGATTGTTTGGACTTACCGGAAACGAAGGGAATCATGGCGAAGATGTCAAAGAGTACTATTTCTACTTGGACAACACGCCAACTCATTCCTACATGAAAGCGCTGTACAAATATCCACAAAGCACTTTCCCTTACACGCAACTCGTTAAAGAAAATCAGCATCGAACTCGCCAAGAGCCAGAATTTGAACTCCTCGACACAGGCATATTTGATCAGCAGCGCTACTTTGACGTGATGGTTGAATATGCAAAGCAGGATGCTGAAGATATTCTGATTCAAATTAAAATCACCAATCGTAGTTCCGAAACAAAGCCTATTCATGTCCTTCCAACCCTGTGGTTTCGGAATACTTGGTCTTGGACTCAAGATAGTTCAAAGCCCTCACTCAAAATTGTGCGCTCGAATCATACCTATGATGTAATCGAAGCAGATCATCCAACCCTCAACAAGCGATGGTTGTACTGTGAGAAAGGTGAAGGATTACTTTTCACAGAAAACGAAACTAATAATGAGAGAATCCTGAGTTCCCCGAATCATTCTGCTTATGTCAAGGATGGTATCAATGATTATATTATTCATGGCAATGAGGAAGCCGTAAACCCAAATAAAATCGGCACAAAAGCAGCCGTACACTATCAATTGATCATTCCAGCCCATGCGACTCAAACAATTCAATTACGGCTCAGCGATCGTGCAAATTTAACGACTCCTTTTGCTGATTTTGATGCGATTATCAGAGCTAGACAACAAGAAGCTGATGAATTCTACCATCGCATTACACCCTTTGCACTGAGCGATGAGATGCGAAATATCCAACGTCAAGCTTTTGCTGGAATGCTCTGGAGCAAGCAATACTATCATTACAGTGTAGAAGAGTGGCTTAAAGGCGATCCGATTGCTCCTGCGCCTTCAGAACGTAAACAGGGGCGCAATCATGAATGGTTCCATCTCCATACAGATGATATTCTTTCGATGCCTGACACGTGGGAATATCCTTGGTTCGCAGCTTGGGATCTCGCATTTCATTGCATTCCACTTGCGATGATTGATCCGGAGTTTGCGAAGCATCAGCTAGATATTTTGACGCGGGAATGGTACATGCACCCCAATGGACAAATTCCAGCTTATGAATGGGCATTCGGTGATGTGAATCCGCCTGTTCATGCTTGGGCAACTTGGCGTGTGTACAAGATTGAGCAGAAAATGTATGGACGTAGCGATCGCGTTTTCTTAGAGCGCGTGTTTCAAAAGCTTTTACTGAATTTTACTTGGTGGGTGAATCGCAAAGATGTAGAAGGGAGAAATATCTTTCAAGGTGGATTTCTGGGACTCGACAATATTGGAGTGTTCGATCGTAGTGCAACACTTCCAACGGGTGGTCACATTGATCAATCCGACGGCACAAGTTGGATGGGAATGTATTGTTTAAATTTACTTGCGATCGCACTTGAACTTGCTCAAACCAATCCAGTCTATGAAGACATTGCAACCAAATTCTTTGAACATTATCTCTACATTGCTGATGCAATGAATCGTATTGGAGAAGCAGAAACTTCACTATGGAATGAGACCGATGGATTCTACTACGATGTTCTACATTTACCGAATGATCAGCAGATTGAATTGAAAGTGAGATCGATGGTCGGGCTGATTCCTTTATTCGCGATCGAAACATTAGAGCCAGAAACACTTCATCAATTACCTGCTTTTAAGAAGCGGCTAGAATGGGTTATTCAACATCGTCCTGACTTGAGGCGTAATGTGGCTTGTATGGAGACACAAGGGATGCAGGCTAGGAGATTGTTAGCGATCGTGTCTCAAGACAAACTTCGACGAATTTTACAGAAGATGCTGGATGAAACTGAATTTCTCAGTTCTCACGGAATTCGCGCCCTCTCGAAACATCATGCTACCCATCCTTATACGTTTGATGTGGATGGAACACAGTTTCGAGTAGACTATGAACCTGCTGAATCTAGCAGTGGTTTATTTGGAGGAAACTCGAATTGGCGGGGAACGGTTTGGTTTCCAGTCAATTTTTTACTGATTGAGTCACTGCAAAAGTTCCATCATTACTTAGGCGATGATTTCAAAGTAGAATGTCCAACTGGATCAGGGCAATGGCTAAATCTTTGGGAAGTTGCTTTAGAACTCTCACATCGGCTGATTCAGATTTTTCTTCAAGATCCATCTGGGCGACGACCTGTCTATGGGGCAACAGAGCTTTTTCAAACTGATCCAAATTGGCAAGATTTGATGTTGTTTTATGAATATTTTCATGGAGACAATGGAGCTGGAATTGGAGCCAGCCATCAAACCGGATGGACAGGATTAGTTGCAAAACTGATTCACCAGATTAGCCAGTATGCAGATGGTTAA